From a region of the Odontesthes bonariensis isolate fOdoBon6 chromosome 4, fOdoBon6.hap1, whole genome shotgun sequence genome:
- the prokr1a gene encoding prokineticin receptor 1a, which yields MTNLTNGSSALTDYLLGGGVLDYEVPLDEIPDTTQGQAFFVATIVIATVLVGIMVVCGVGNCLFIASLARFKQLRNLTNLLIANLAVSDVLVAVVCCPFLLDYYVVKKLSWEHGLLLCASTNYLRTVSLYVSTNALLAIAVDRYLAILYPLRPRMKHQTAYCVILTVWMVPIFISIPSAYMASETTYPHVEGRSHKTFCAQIWPVDQQAYYRSYFLLVFALEFVGPVTVMSVCYVQISRELWFKDVPGFQTEQIRRRLRGRRRTVVVLILVLAAYVLCWTPYYGFTLLRDFYPTLISRDRNSLVAFYIIECIAMSNGVINTLCFVSVRNNGKRLRRAGKFPLRLVSFVTGKSMDDGDARTSSLRATEELA from the exons ATGACCAACCTGACCAACGGCAGCTCTGCTCTCACGGACTACCTCCTGGGTGGCGGCGTCCTGGACTACGAGGTTCCTCTGGACGAGATCCCGGACACCACGCAGGGCCAGGCCTTCTTCGTGGCCACCATCGTCATCGCCACGGTCCTGGTGGGCATCATGGTGGTCTGCGGGGTGGGCAACTGCCTGTTCATCGCCAGTCTGGCCCGCTTCAAGCAGCTCAGGAACCTGACCAACCTGCTGATCGCCAACCTGGCCGTGTCGGACGTGCTGGTGGCGGTGGTGTGCTGTCCCTTCCTGCTGGACTACTACGTGGTGAAGAAGCTGTCGTGGGAGCACGGCCTGCTGCTCTGCGCCTCCACCAACTACCTGCGCACCGTCTCGCTCTACGTGTCCACCAACGCGCTGCTGGCCATCGCTGTGGACAG GTACTTGGCCATCCTTTACCCCCTGAGGCCTCGCATGAAGCACCAGACGGCGTACTGCGTGATCCTGACGGTCTGGATGGTTCCCATCTTCATCTCCATCCCCTCGGCCTACATGGCCTCAGAGACCACCTACCCCCACGTGGAAGGTCGCAGCCACAAGACCTTCTGTGCCCAGATCTGGCCCGTGGACCAGCAGGCGTACTACCGCTCCTACTTCCTGCTCGTCTTCGCCCTGGAGTTCGTGGGTCCCGTGACCGTCATGTCCGTCTGCTACGTGCAGATCTCCAGGGAGCTGTGGTTCAAAGACGTTCCGGGTTTCCAAACGGAGCAGATCCGGAGGAGGCTGCGGGGGCGCCGCCGGACGGTGGTGGTGCTGATTCTGGTGCTGGCGGCCTACGTCCTGTGCTGGACGCCGTACTACGGCTTCACCCTGCTGCGGGACTTTTACCCCACCCTCATCTCCAGGGACAGGAACTCCCTGGTGGCTTTCTACATCATCGAGTGCATCGCCATGAGCAACGGGGTCATCAACACCCTCTGCTTCGTGAGCGTCCGAAACAACGGCAAGCGCCTGAGGAGGGCGGGCAAGTTCCCGCTGAGGCTGGTCAGCTTCGTCACGGGAAAGTCGATGGATGACGGGGACGCACGGACGTCCTCGCTAAGGGCGACGGAGGAGCTCGCCTGA
- the aplf gene encoding aprataxin and PNK-like factor isoform X1: MSGFDLVPVDGGDPVHLPPGETFLGRGPLLGISDMRVSRRHGLLENLNGQLRLKPTHQNPCFLQASLTDDPRPLPKDRWQQLHHGELLSLLPGRLVYRVEASVGREERAPRNCHEEDGAPPPVGQKLSEAPPPFGQKPPEAPSNEEKSESPGRTFREDDVLEDLQSDVAPIRRRILPAWMMAAASKSPSFTLKAVKRSKRPAAAAQATPTASSSREEAELSEEEEEEKRPRKRRRKISDEEEKAQTKTVEYISRSPSELKVVPSDESTVRHQSKPSRSELSHESDSLDVELEMEGKGGVTQTSEISETEEEEEEEEEEDRKSTSKPTAKRAESEGSNGHSATVSAASKPRARTPCPYGKDCYRKNPLHFQECSHPGDTDHEEEEEEEADRPECPYGTDCYRKNPLHRKEYKHSKKPARSTRTVSRNSPDEDEDDEDEDDDSFINDDSEDVGEDSDYVPPASDDSDREDVTSLQREAKAFLKKRK, from the exons ATGTCGGGCTTCGACCTCGTCCCGGTGGACGGCGGGGATCCGGTCCACCTGCCACCGGGGGAGACGTTTCTGGGCCGGGGTCCCCTGCTGGGA ATCAGCGATATGAGAGTGTCCAGGCGCCACGGGCTGCTGGAGAACCTGAACGGACAGCTCCGCCTCAAACCG ACCCATCAGAACCCGTGCTTCCTGCAGGCGTCGCTGACCGACGACCCCCGGCCTCTACCGAAGGACCGCTGGCAGCAGCTCCATCACGGCGAGCTGCTGTCTCTGCTGCCGGGTCGCCTCGTCTACAGGGTGGAGGCCTCCGTGGGCAGAGAGGAGCGCGCTCCCAG aAACTGTCATGAGGAAGATGGAGCTCCTCCTCCTGTTGGGCAGAAACTATCAGAAGCTCCTCCTCCTTTTGGACAGAAACCACCAGAAGCTCCATCGAACGAGGAGAAGTCGGAGAGTCCCGGCAGGACTTTCAGAGAG GATGACGTGTTGGAGGATCTTCAGAGCGACGTGGCCCCGATTCGGAGAAGAATTTTACCGGCGTGGATGATGGCGGCAGCATCAAAGAGTCCATCCTTTACCCTAAAAG CTGTGAAGAGGAGTAAACGTCCTGCAGCAGCCGCGCAGGCCACGCCCACTGCTTCCTCCTCCCGCGAGGAGGCGGAGCTcagcgaggaggaggaggaggagaaaaggccgaggaaaaggaggaggaagataagTGATGAAGAGGAAAAAGCTCAAACTAAAACAGTTGAGTACATCTCCAGAAGTCCGTCTGAGCTGAAG GTGGTTCCTTCAGATGAGTCCACAGTCAGACATCAGAGCAAACCCAGCCGGTCTGAGCTCAGCCACGAGTCCGACAGCCTCGACGTGGAGCTGGAAATGGAGGGAAAAGGAGGCGTGACACAGACGTCTGAAATCAGCgaaacagaggaggaggaggaggaggaggaggaggaggacaggaaGTCAACAAGCAAACCCACGGCTAAAAGAGCAGAATCTGAGGGGTCAAACGGACACTCTGCAACCGTCAGCGCTGCATCCAAACCCCGAGCCAGAACGCCGTGTCCGTACGGGAAAGACTGCTACAG GAAGAATCCGCTTCATTTCCAGGAGTGCAGCCATCCCGGTGACACCGACcacgaggaggaggaagaagaggaggcggATCGCCCCGAGTGTCCGTACGGCACCGACTGCTACAG GAAAAACCCGCTTCACAGGAAGGAATACAAACACTCAAAGAAACCAG CTCGTTCCACCCGAACCGTCTCCAGAAACTCCCCCGACGAAGATGAGGATGACGAAGACGAGGATGACGACAGCTTCATAAACGACGACAGCGAGGACGTGGGCGAGGACTCGGACTACGTCCCTCCGGCCTCCGACGACAGCGACAGAGAAGACGTCACAAGTCTGCAGCGGGAAGCGAAGGCCTTCCTGAAGAAGAGGAAGTAG
- the fbxo48 gene encoding F-box only protein 48 — MHHGPARTSPLFVLREGRASLKSPDDPPARNFAETLPPEMSVRIFGELDAQSLCSASRTCRLWHELIERSEQLWRRQCLLLRAVCGREVDGDRSGGLSWKVTLVRNYTRGRVKADWLRGRYSRVRSADELLGRKMAPLDAETWAEILQAELDR, encoded by the exons ATGCATCATGGGCCCGCGAGGACCTCGCCGCTGTTTGTCCTCCGTGAAGGACGAGCCTCCCTGAAGTCGCCCGACGACCCCCCCGCTCGCAACTTTGCGGAGACGCTGCCGCCGGAGATGAGCGTGAGGATCTTCGGCGAGCTGGACGCGCAGAGTCTGTGCAGCGCCTCGCGGACCTGCCGGCTGTGGCACGAGCTGATCGAGCGGAGCGAGCAGCTGTGGAGGCGGCAGTGTCTGCTGCTGAGGGCCGTCTGCGGCAGGGAGGTGGACGGCGACCGCAGCGGCGGCCTCTCCTGGAAG GTCACCCTGGTGAGGAACTACACCCGCGGCCGGGTGAAGGCCGACTGGCTGAGAGGACGGTACAGCCGGGTGCGCTCGGCCGACGAGCTGCTGGGCAGGAAGATGGCGCCGCTGGACGCCGAGACGTGGGCGGAGATCCTGCAGGCGGAGCTGGACCGATGA
- the cnrip1a gene encoding CB1 cannabinoid receptor-interacting protein 1a, whose product MDDVPPIINISIALRIQPNDGPVFFKVDGTRFGQNRTIKLLTGSKYKIEVAVKPGSVEATNMNIGGIVFPLEQQSRDEESVVYHGQYSTEGVPHTKSGDRQPVQVSVEFNKAGTFETVWQAKYYNYYKREHCQFGNKFSSIDYECKPNETRTLMWINKEAFI is encoded by the exons ATGGACGACGTCCCCCCGATCATCAACATCTCCATCGCGCTGCGGATCCAGCCCAACGACGGGCCCGTCTTCTTCAAGGTGGACGGAACCCGCTTCGGCCAGAACCGGACCATCAAGCTGCTGACCGGCTCCAAGTACAAGATCGAGGTGGCGGTGAAGCCGGGCTCCGTGGAGGCCAC CAACATGAACATCGGGGGCATCGTCTTCCCTCTGGAGCAGCAGTCCAGGGACGAGGAGTCGGTGGTTTATCACGGCCAGTACAGCACAGAGGGCGTCCCGCACACCAAGAGCGGAGACAGACAACCTGTCCAAGTCAGCGTTGAG TTCAACAAGGCTGGGACGTTCGAGACGGTCTGGCAGGCCAAGTACTACAACTACTACAAGAGGGAGCACTGCCAGTTCGGCAACAAGTTCAGCAGCATCGACTACGAGTGCAAACCCAACGAGACGCGGACCCTGATGTGGATCAACAAGGAGGCGTTCATCTGA
- the aplf gene encoding aprataxin and PNK-like factor isoform X2 — translation MSGFDLVPVDGGDPVHLPPGETFLGRGPLLGISDMRVSRRHGLLENLNGQLRLKPTHQNPCFLQASLTDDPRPLPKDRWQQLHHGELLSLLPGRLVYRVEASVGREERAPRNCHEEDGAPPPVGQKLSEAPPPFGQKPPEAPSNEEKSESPGRTFREDDVLEDLQSDVAPIRRRILPAWMMAAASKSPSFTLKAVKRSKRPAAAAQATPTASSSREEAELSEEEEEEKRPRKRRRKISDEEEKAQTKTVVPSDESTVRHQSKPSRSELSHESDSLDVELEMEGKGGVTQTSEISETEEEEEEEEEEDRKSTSKPTAKRAESEGSNGHSATVSAASKPRARTPCPYGKDCYRKNPLHFQECSHPGDTDHEEEEEEEADRPECPYGTDCYRKNPLHRKEYKHSKKPARSTRTVSRNSPDEDEDDEDEDDDSFINDDSEDVGEDSDYVPPASDDSDREDVTSLQREAKAFLKKRK, via the exons ATGTCGGGCTTCGACCTCGTCCCGGTGGACGGCGGGGATCCGGTCCACCTGCCACCGGGGGAGACGTTTCTGGGCCGGGGTCCCCTGCTGGGA ATCAGCGATATGAGAGTGTCCAGGCGCCACGGGCTGCTGGAGAACCTGAACGGACAGCTCCGCCTCAAACCG ACCCATCAGAACCCGTGCTTCCTGCAGGCGTCGCTGACCGACGACCCCCGGCCTCTACCGAAGGACCGCTGGCAGCAGCTCCATCACGGCGAGCTGCTGTCTCTGCTGCCGGGTCGCCTCGTCTACAGGGTGGAGGCCTCCGTGGGCAGAGAGGAGCGCGCTCCCAG aAACTGTCATGAGGAAGATGGAGCTCCTCCTCCTGTTGGGCAGAAACTATCAGAAGCTCCTCCTCCTTTTGGACAGAAACCACCAGAAGCTCCATCGAACGAGGAGAAGTCGGAGAGTCCCGGCAGGACTTTCAGAGAG GATGACGTGTTGGAGGATCTTCAGAGCGACGTGGCCCCGATTCGGAGAAGAATTTTACCGGCGTGGATGATGGCGGCAGCATCAAAGAGTCCATCCTTTACCCTAAAAG CTGTGAAGAGGAGTAAACGTCCTGCAGCAGCCGCGCAGGCCACGCCCACTGCTTCCTCCTCCCGCGAGGAGGCGGAGCTcagcgaggaggaggaggaggagaaaaggccgaggaaaaggaggaggaagataagTGATGAAGAGGAAAAAGCTCAAACTAAAACA GTGGTTCCTTCAGATGAGTCCACAGTCAGACATCAGAGCAAACCCAGCCGGTCTGAGCTCAGCCACGAGTCCGACAGCCTCGACGTGGAGCTGGAAATGGAGGGAAAAGGAGGCGTGACACAGACGTCTGAAATCAGCgaaacagaggaggaggaggaggaggaggaggaggaggacaggaaGTCAACAAGCAAACCCACGGCTAAAAGAGCAGAATCTGAGGGGTCAAACGGACACTCTGCAACCGTCAGCGCTGCATCCAAACCCCGAGCCAGAACGCCGTGTCCGTACGGGAAAGACTGCTACAG GAAGAATCCGCTTCATTTCCAGGAGTGCAGCCATCCCGGTGACACCGACcacgaggaggaggaagaagaggaggcggATCGCCCCGAGTGTCCGTACGGCACCGACTGCTACAG GAAAAACCCGCTTCACAGGAAGGAATACAAACACTCAAAGAAACCAG CTCGTTCCACCCGAACCGTCTCCAGAAACTCCCCCGACGAAGATGAGGATGACGAAGACGAGGATGACGACAGCTTCATAAACGACGACAGCGAGGACGTGGGCGAGGACTCGGACTACGTCCCTCCGGCCTCCGACGACAGCGACAGAGAAGACGTCACAAGTCTGCAGCGGGAAGCGAAGGCCTTCCTGAAGAAGAGGAAGTAG